From the genome of Gracilinanus agilis isolate LMUSP501 chromosome 2, AgileGrace, whole genome shotgun sequence, one region includes:
- the LHX3 gene encoding LIM/homeobox protein Lhx3 isoform X2: MLLEPDPERDRERPGVPAAAAVCAFGETQEIPLCAGCNQHIVDRFILKVLDRHWHSKCLKCSDCQTPLAEKCFSRGDGVYCKEDFFKRFGTKCAACQQGIPPTQVVRRAQDFVYHLHCFSCVVCKRQLATGDEFYLMEDSRLVCKADYETAKQREAESTAKRPRTTITAKQLETLKNAYNNSPKPARHVREQLSSETGLDMRVVQVWFQNRRAKEKRLKKDAGRQRWGQYFRNMKRSRGNSKSDKDSIQEEGPDSDAEVSFTDEPSMSEMSHSNGIYSNLNEASPAMGRPVGTNGSFPMEHSGLPAQDQYHDLRSSSPYGIPQSPASLQTLPGHQPLISSLVYPDPGLGIVAPGGPGVPQPMRVMGGNGPSSDLSTGSSGGYPDFPASPASWLDEVDHAQF, from the exons AGATCCCCTTGTGCGCCGGCTGCAACCAGCACATCGTGGACAGATTCATCCTGAAGGTCCTGGACCGGCACTGGCACAGTAAGTGTCTCAAGTGCAGCGACTGTCAGACACCGCTGGCGGAGAAGTGTTTCAGCCGTGGAGACGGCGTCTATTGCAAGGAGGACTTCTTCAA GAGATTCGGGACCAAATGCGCAGCGTGCCAGCAGGGCATTCCGCCCACGCAGGTGGTTCGGAGGGCTCAAGACTTCGTCTATCACCTACACTGTTTCTCCTGCGTGGTTTGCAAGCGGCAGCTAGCTACAGGCGACGAGTTCTATCTAATGGAGGACAGCCGGCTGGTCTGCAAAGCCGACTATGAGACTGCCAAGCAGCGGG AGGCCGAATCTACTGCCAAGCGGCCTCGAACCACTATTACGGCGAAGCAGCTGGAGACGCTGAAAAATGCCTACAACAACTCGCCCAAGCCTGCGCGCCATGTCCGGGAACAGCTTTCGTCCGAGACTGGTCTCGACATGCGGGTAGTTCAG GTTTGGTTCCAGAACCGGCGAGCGAAGGAGAAGCGACTAAAGAAGGACGCGGGCAGGCAGCGCTGGGGTCAGTACTTCCGCAACATGAAGCGCTCCCGGGGCAACTCCAAATCTGACAAGGACAGCATCCAGGAGGAGGGGCCGGACAGCGATGCTGAGGTCTCTTTCACAG ATGAGCCATCCATGTCAGAGATGAGTCACTCCAATGGGATTTACAGCAATTTGAATGAGGCTTCACCAGCGATGGGAAGGCCAGTGGGCACCAATGGTAGCTTCCCAATGGAGCACAGTGGCCTTCCTGCTCAGGACCAGTATCATGACCTTCGCTCCAGTAGCCCTTATGGCATCCCCCAGTCTCCAGCTTCCTTGCAGACCCTGCCTGGTCACCAGCCATTAATTTCCAGCTTGGTTTACCCTGATCCTGGCCTGGGCATTGTGGCTCCAGGTGGACCTGGTGTGCCCCAACCCATGCGGGTGATGGGGGGAAATGGACCCAGTTCTGACTTGTCAACAGGGAGCAGTGGGGGCTACCCTGACTTCCCAGCAAGCCCTGCCTCATGGTTGGACGAGGTTGACCATGCCCAGTTTTGA
- the LHX3 gene encoding LIM/homeobox protein Lhx3 isoform X1, which translates to MDALKELGSGKDSAGTDMLLALLAQNEDLRKEIPLCAGCNQHIVDRFILKVLDRHWHSKCLKCSDCQTPLAEKCFSRGDGVYCKEDFFKRFGTKCAACQQGIPPTQVVRRAQDFVYHLHCFSCVVCKRQLATGDEFYLMEDSRLVCKADYETAKQREAESTAKRPRTTITAKQLETLKNAYNNSPKPARHVREQLSSETGLDMRVVQVWFQNRRAKEKRLKKDAGRQRWGQYFRNMKRSRGNSKSDKDSIQEEGPDSDAEVSFTDEPSMSEMSHSNGIYSNLNEASPAMGRPVGTNGSFPMEHSGLPAQDQYHDLRSSSPYGIPQSPASLQTLPGHQPLISSLVYPDPGLGIVAPGGPGVPQPMRVMGGNGPSSDLSTGSSGGYPDFPASPASWLDEVDHAQF; encoded by the exons AGATCCCCTTGTGCGCCGGCTGCAACCAGCACATCGTGGACAGATTCATCCTGAAGGTCCTGGACCGGCACTGGCACAGTAAGTGTCTCAAGTGCAGCGACTGTCAGACACCGCTGGCGGAGAAGTGTTTCAGCCGTGGAGACGGCGTCTATTGCAAGGAGGACTTCTTCAA GAGATTCGGGACCAAATGCGCAGCGTGCCAGCAGGGCATTCCGCCCACGCAGGTGGTTCGGAGGGCTCAAGACTTCGTCTATCACCTACACTGTTTCTCCTGCGTGGTTTGCAAGCGGCAGCTAGCTACAGGCGACGAGTTCTATCTAATGGAGGACAGCCGGCTGGTCTGCAAAGCCGACTATGAGACTGCCAAGCAGCGGG AGGCCGAATCTACTGCCAAGCGGCCTCGAACCACTATTACGGCGAAGCAGCTGGAGACGCTGAAAAATGCCTACAACAACTCGCCCAAGCCTGCGCGCCATGTCCGGGAACAGCTTTCGTCCGAGACTGGTCTCGACATGCGGGTAGTTCAG GTTTGGTTCCAGAACCGGCGAGCGAAGGAGAAGCGACTAAAGAAGGACGCGGGCAGGCAGCGCTGGGGTCAGTACTTCCGCAACATGAAGCGCTCCCGGGGCAACTCCAAATCTGACAAGGACAGCATCCAGGAGGAGGGGCCGGACAGCGATGCTGAGGTCTCTTTCACAG ATGAGCCATCCATGTCAGAGATGAGTCACTCCAATGGGATTTACAGCAATTTGAATGAGGCTTCACCAGCGATGGGAAGGCCAGTGGGCACCAATGGTAGCTTCCCAATGGAGCACAGTGGCCTTCCTGCTCAGGACCAGTATCATGACCTTCGCTCCAGTAGCCCTTATGGCATCCCCCAGTCTCCAGCTTCCTTGCAGACCCTGCCTGGTCACCAGCCATTAATTTCCAGCTTGGTTTACCCTGATCCTGGCCTGGGCATTGTGGCTCCAGGTGGACCTGGTGTGCCCCAACCCATGCGGGTGATGGGGGGAAATGGACCCAGTTCTGACTTGTCAACAGGGAGCAGTGGGGGCTACCCTGACTTCCCAGCAAGCCCTGCCTCATGGTTGGACGAGGTTGACCATGCCCAGTTTTGA